A single Crateriforma conspicua DNA region contains:
- a CDS encoding cysteine desulfurase family protein: MIYLDHHATTPCDRRVVEAMLPWLTEHFGNPHSTSHEIGRVAADAMQAAINDLAAHLDVPADNVVITSGATESNLLAIRGVLCHPRQQRRKLITVVTEHPSVLDVAKEIQADGFHVTFVGVDDQGLVDQQQLASELDGDTALVSVMWANNEIGTIADIQAIASLVHQHGALLHSDATQAVGRIAVHARRDDVDLISGSAHKFYGPKGVGFLTVGNGNRRVRIRPIQVGGGQQRGRRGGTMNPSSVIAMATALRLACDEMQAESEVRELRDLLWQTLSQQIDGLKINGPPLDSDRRLVGNLNVMVADVEGEAWMAATPEVAFSSGSACSSVDPSPSHVLTALGHSESQARRSVRFGIGRGNTKDEIRHAADLLVKSYKRLSG; the protein is encoded by the coding sequence ATGATCTACCTTGACCATCACGCCACGACGCCGTGCGATCGACGTGTTGTCGAAGCGATGTTGCCTTGGTTGACGGAGCATTTTGGCAATCCGCACAGCACTTCGCATGAAATCGGACGCGTTGCGGCTGACGCGATGCAGGCGGCGATCAATGATTTGGCCGCCCACTTGGATGTGCCAGCCGACAATGTGGTGATCACCAGCGGCGCCACCGAAAGCAATCTGCTGGCGATTCGCGGCGTGCTGTGCCACCCCAGGCAACAGCGGCGGAAACTGATCACCGTGGTGACCGAGCACCCGTCGGTGCTGGACGTGGCCAAAGAGATCCAAGCGGACGGATTCCACGTGACTTTCGTCGGCGTTGACGATCAAGGCTTGGTCGATCAACAACAGCTTGCATCGGAGCTGGATGGCGACACCGCTTTGGTCAGTGTGATGTGGGCCAACAACGAAATCGGTACCATCGCGGACATCCAAGCGATCGCAAGTTTGGTGCACCAGCACGGTGCGTTGCTGCACAGCGATGCGACACAAGCCGTCGGCCGCATTGCCGTGCATGCACGACGGGACGATGTTGATCTGATCAGCGGATCGGCGCATAAGTTCTACGGCCCCAAGGGCGTCGGTTTTTTGACCGTTGGCAACGGGAATCGACGCGTCCGAATTCGTCCCATCCAGGTCGGCGGCGGGCAACAACGCGGCCGCCGTGGCGGGACCATGAATCCGTCGTCGGTCATCGCGATGGCGACCGCCCTGCGTCTGGCCTGCGATGAAATGCAGGCCGAATCCGAGGTTCGCGAGCTTCGTGATCTTCTGTGGCAAACGCTGTCACAGCAGATCGACGGACTCAAAATCAACGGGCCACCGCTTGATAGTGATCGCCGTTTGGTCGGCAATCTAAACGTGATGGTCGCCGATGTCGAAGGCGAAGCTTGGATGGCGGCAACGCCCGAAGTGGCTTTTAGCAGTGGTTCGGCATGCAGCAGCGTCGATCCGTCGCCCAGTCATGTCTTGACTGCACTCGGACACAGCGAATCTCAGGCACGTCGCAGCGTTCGCTTCGGCATCGGACGCGGAAACACGAAAGATGAAATCCGCCACGCCGCCGATTTGTTGGTGAAGTCTTACAAGCGACTGTCTGGCTGA
- a CDS encoding phosphoesterase: MSADEQILVIPESFIDAIGTIDGFQRDVDRFLDPILQSDQLTFGRRGDMETDPSFKQLIPYVVLQHNDDDGNIHVFAYTRGGGSGEARLHAKRSIGIGGHISAEDAQGDGNPYLIGMQRELDEEVDIDSAYEDIREGLLYDPSNDVGKVHLGIVHRFVLQSPSVKSREDDLAEGGFVPLDELRNQFERLETWSQLTLTALYG, translated from the coding sequence ATGTCCGCAGACGAACAAATCTTGGTCATCCCCGAATCGTTCATTGATGCGATCGGCACGATCGACGGTTTCCAACGCGACGTTGATCGCTTTTTGGATCCGATACTGCAAAGCGATCAACTGACGTTTGGACGTCGTGGGGACATGGAAACGGACCCGTCGTTCAAGCAATTGATTCCCTATGTCGTTTTGCAGCACAACGACGATGACGGCAACATACATGTTTTCGCATACACTCGGGGCGGCGGTTCCGGTGAAGCTCGGCTGCATGCCAAACGCAGTATCGGTATCGGCGGACACATCAGTGCCGAAGACGCCCAGGGTGACGGCAATCCCTATTTGATCGGGATGCAACGTGAACTGGACGAGGAAGTCGATATCGATTCGGCTTACGAAGACATTCGCGAAGGTCTGTTGTACGACCCTTCCAACGATGTCGGCAAAGTGCACTTGGGAATCGTTCACCGGTTTGTATTGCAATCGCCGTCGGTCAAGAGTCGCGAAGATGATCTAGCCGAAGGCGGTTTCGTGCCGCTGGACGAACTGCGGAATCAGTTCGAGCGTCTGGAGACGTGGAGCCAGTTGACCCTGACGGCGCTTTACGGCTGA
- the queA gene encoding tRNA preQ1(34) S-adenosylmethionine ribosyltransferase-isomerase QueA, which translates to MSEQVEQEIDAYDYTLPRERIAQEPLKVRSDSRLMIVDRQTGQIEHSHVRDIREHLRAEDALVLNNSKVVPAKLVGYRTRTGGRWQGLFLRCDSQSGVWEVLTKTRGTLQTGETITIQDRDGRDGMLLEVVARTEGGHLLALPRMPDSHWDDDSFDQPVQWLERFGRVPLPPYIRDGQMVDADIQNYQTVFASDAGSVAAPTAGLHFTDRLLEEIHKGQTAIAEVTLHVGIGTFRPIATDRLDQHQMHEEWGRLDDANCTTINDRKSGGGRRIAVGTTSVRVLESAAAHHDGVLRPWTGTTGLFIKPPYQFAAVDALMTNFHLPKSSLLVLVSAFAGRELIMEAYHKAIENEYRFFSYGDAMLLI; encoded by the coding sequence ATGAGTGAACAGGTCGAACAAGAAATCGATGCGTACGATTACACCCTGCCCCGTGAACGAATTGCCCAAGAACCGCTGAAGGTCCGCAGCGATTCACGATTGATGATCGTCGATCGCCAAACGGGGCAGATCGAACACAGCCATGTCCGTGACATCCGCGAGCATTTGCGGGCCGAAGACGCCTTGGTGCTGAACAACAGCAAGGTGGTGCCGGCCAAGCTGGTCGGGTACCGCACGCGTACCGGCGGACGATGGCAAGGTCTGTTTCTACGGTGCGACAGCCAGTCCGGTGTCTGGGAAGTGTTGACCAAGACACGGGGCACGCTGCAAACCGGCGAAACGATCACGATCCAAGACCGCGACGGTCGCGACGGCATGTTGCTGGAAGTCGTCGCGCGGACCGAGGGCGGGCATCTGCTGGCGTTGCCCCGAATGCCGGATTCTCATTGGGATGACGACTCGTTTGATCAACCCGTGCAGTGGTTGGAACGCTTCGGTCGGGTTCCCCTGCCGCCTTACATTCGCGACGGCCAAATGGTCGACGCGGATATCCAAAACTACCAAACGGTTTTTGCCAGCGATGCGGGCAGCGTTGCGGCGCCCACGGCCGGGCTGCACTTTACCGATCGCTTATTGGAAGAAATTCATAAGGGCCAGACGGCGATCGCCGAGGTCACGTTGCACGTCGGCATCGGCACGTTCCGGCCCATCGCCACCGATCGGCTGGACCAGCACCAGATGCACGAGGAATGGGGACGTTTGGACGACGCCAACTGCACCACCATCAATGACCGGAAATCCGGGGGCGGCCGACGAATCGCGGTGGGCACCACATCGGTTCGTGTTTTGGAAAGTGCTGCGGCGCACCATGATGGCGTGCTGCGACCGTGGACGGGAACCACCGGCTTGTTCATCAAGCCGCCCTACCAATTCGCCGCGGTGGATGCGTTGATGACCAACTTTCACCTGCCCAAAAGCAGCCTGTTGGTTTTGGTCAGCGCCTTTGCCGGTCGAGAATTGATCATGGAAGCCTATCACAAGGCGATCGAAAACGAGTACCGCTTCTTCAGCTATGGCGATGCAATGCTGTTGATTTGA
- the ruvB gene encoding Holliday junction branch migration DNA helicase RuvB yields MAREAIYQQDDPEPIGGLRGSGPGSDVPPGSAGVGGDGMPDRPDQDVRLRPRRMDEMVGQRDVIERLKIAIDAAQRRGEPLGHILFDGPPGLGKTTFATVIPVEMETTVQMANGAGLKAPKDLLPYLTNVSEGSVLFIDEIHRIPKSVEEYLYTAMEDYRIDIVLGDGVNARTLNYEIKPFTLIGATTRAGMLSAPLRDRFQIREHLGWYSQQDLCQIVQLNSKKLGLDVDPQSEKIVASRSRSTPRLANNRLLWVRDYAQSKAEGKVDAGLTTAALDMIGIDPLGLDRQDRNYLETLIRVFVGGPAGLEAIAHTMNVSSDTLEDEVEPFLLRSELIVRTRRGRIATAKAFEHLKLAPPEATG; encoded by the coding sequence GTGGCACGCGAAGCGATCTATCAACAAGACGACCCCGAACCGATCGGCGGCCTGCGCGGATCGGGACCCGGATCCGATGTTCCGCCGGGATCGGCGGGCGTTGGTGGCGACGGCATGCCCGATCGACCCGACCAAGACGTGCGTCTTCGGCCGCGACGGATGGACGAAATGGTCGGCCAGCGGGACGTGATCGAACGCCTGAAGATCGCCATCGATGCCGCCCAGCGACGTGGCGAACCACTGGGGCACATCCTTTTCGACGGACCGCCCGGATTGGGCAAAACGACCTTCGCAACCGTCATTCCGGTCGAAATGGAAACCACCGTCCAGATGGCCAACGGTGCCGGCTTGAAAGCACCGAAGGACTTGCTGCCCTATCTGACCAACGTGTCCGAAGGCTCGGTGCTGTTCATCGATGAGATCCACCGGATTCCCAAGAGCGTCGAAGAGTACCTGTACACGGCGATGGAAGACTATCGCATCGACATCGTGTTGGGCGACGGCGTGAACGCGCGGACGCTGAACTACGAAATCAAACCGTTCACGTTGATTGGCGCGACCACGCGAGCCGGGATGTTAAGTGCACCGTTGCGGGATCGGTTCCAGATTCGCGAACACCTCGGCTGGTACAGCCAACAGGACCTATGTCAAATCGTCCAGCTGAATTCAAAAAAGCTGGGGTTAGACGTCGACCCGCAAAGCGAAAAGATCGTTGCCTCGCGCAGCCGCAGCACTCCCCGATTGGCCAACAACCGTTTGCTGTGGGTTCGCGACTATGCCCAAAGCAAAGCCGAAGGCAAAGTCGACGCCGGATTGACCACCGCGGCCCTGGACATGATCGGAATTGACCCGCTCGGCCTGGACCGCCAAGACCGCAATTACCTGGAAACTCTGATCCGCGTTTTCGTCGGCGGACCCGCCGGTTTGGAAGCGATCGCCCACACCATGAATGTCAGCAGTGATACGTTGGAAGACGAAGTGGAACCGTTCTTGCTTCGCAGTGAATTGATCGTCCGCACGCGTCGTGGTCGAATCGCCACGGCCAAAGCGTTCGAACACCTGAAGTTGGCGCCACCGGAGGCGACCGGCTGA
- a CDS encoding DUF1570 domain-containing protein translates to MPEPNDQPSSPTVRIQARRNRGSVCFRYVLQHSLFVTLVLGLPAMSLSATPPALIRFNLNGHLQTGLELIRIGKESVVIGRDGALHSLDPRDSKEYLGRTKGEYEPLGSAELANRLRREFGDGFEVVATKHFLVVQPKGRGRKWPDLFEKSHQIFVRYMTQRGVHVRRGRFPMVAVVFPDSRSMYREFARLGLDVSRVAGIYSNNTNRVMTHDSGHIQMIVATVRHEAAHQSGFNSGVHSRVNDTPRWVTEGIGQLFEPAAMGNVRAGSDARSRINRESLHQLTKTYGRFDNTTFARDLRRLVIDDRLFDGEPSIGNAYAIAWAMMFYLAEREPQQFASILNHTAGRPAFKTYERHERIADFERIVGGSTADFAKKLAAYLRHLQG, encoded by the coding sequence ATGCCCGAACCGAACGATCAGCCGTCTTCGCCGACTGTACGCATTCAGGCTCGGCGAAACCGCGGCAGCGTTTGCTTTCGGTATGTGTTGCAGCATTCATTGTTCGTGACGTTGGTGCTGGGATTGCCCGCGATGTCGCTGTCGGCGACGCCGCCCGCGCTGATCCGATTCAACTTGAATGGCCACCTGCAGACCGGTTTGGAACTGATTCGGATCGGAAAAGAATCCGTGGTCATCGGTCGTGATGGAGCCCTGCATTCACTGGATCCGCGTGATTCCAAAGAGTACTTGGGACGAACCAAGGGCGAATACGAACCGCTGGGAAGCGCGGAATTGGCCAACCGATTGCGGCGTGAGTTCGGTGACGGTTTCGAAGTCGTCGCGACGAAACACTTTCTGGTGGTGCAGCCCAAAGGCCGTGGTCGCAAGTGGCCCGACCTGTTTGAAAAGTCCCATCAGATTTTTGTCCGCTACATGACCCAACGCGGGGTGCATGTGCGCCGCGGGCGTTTTCCGATGGTGGCCGTCGTTTTCCCCGACAGCCGTTCGATGTATCGTGAATTTGCCCGACTGGGATTAGATGTTTCGCGGGTCGCGGGCATCTATTCGAACAATACCAATCGAGTCATGACGCATGATTCGGGTCACATCCAGATGATCGTCGCTACCGTGCGGCATGAGGCTGCCCATCAGTCGGGTTTCAACAGTGGCGTGCACAGTCGGGTCAACGACACGCCGCGTTGGGTCACCGAAGGCATCGGGCAATTGTTCGAACCCGCCGCGATGGGCAACGTCCGCGCCGGGAGTGATGCACGAAGCCGCATCAACCGCGAAAGTTTGCATCAGCTGACCAAGACGTACGGACGATTTGACAACACCACGTTCGCACGCGACCTCAGGCGACTGGTCATCGACGATCGATTGTTTGACGGCGAACCGTCGATCGGCAACGCCTACGCGATCGCTTGGGCAATGATGTTTTATCTGGCCGAGCGTGAACCACAACAGTTCGCGTCGATTCTGAATCACACTGCCGGCCGACCCGCGTTCAAGACGTACGAGCGACACGAACGAATCGCTGATTTTGAACGCATTGTGGGCGGATCGACCGCCGATTTTGCCAAAAAGCTGGCCGCGTATCTTCGGCACCTGCAAGGCTAA